The following proteins come from a genomic window of Thermomicrobiales bacterium:
- a CDS encoding Rid family hydrolase translates to MTNDGNEAPRQLISFGPPAGNYSPAVRVGTSVFVSGMISLLDGQVIGKDDVRAQTRQVLSNIEAALERAGAKMNDIVRYRIYLTDMADLSAVREELAPSFGAIRPAGTLVAVAGLIHPDLRIEIDVDAIIGSGIPSESQSRSA, encoded by the coding sequence ATGACAAACGACGGAAACGAGGCTCCACGTCAGTTGATTTCGTTTGGGCCACCCGCGGGAAACTATTCCCCGGCGGTTCGCGTCGGGACGAGTGTCTTTGTCTCCGGCATGATTTCTCTGCTGGACGGACAGGTGATCGGCAAGGACGATGTGCGCGCCCAGACGCGACAGGTGCTCTCCAACATCGAAGCCGCTCTCGAACGCGCGGGGGCGAAGATGAACGATATCGTTCGCTATCGCATCTATCTCACCGACATGGCAGATCTCTCCGCGGTGCGTGAGGAACTCGCGCCGTCCTTTGGCGCCATACGGCCAGCCGGCACCCTGGTGGCAGTGGCGGGGCTGATTCATCCCGATCTGAGAATCGAAATCGATGTCGACGCAATCATCGGGAGCGGGATCCCTTCCGAGAGCCAGTCTCGATCGGCATGA
- a CDS encoding VOC family protein → MPPINPDQQIDIVFLLNGTEYPLTARRGAIIHEAFHAALPTQFTAGHRLVFRSEDGRELYPDNFLGDLADHLHIDRIVTFAEPIPEADGSWRNIGFDHLAISVEDRPGARDFLRDVVQMRVMRDDPHLTVLTTGPTTIMLFDTGEGGPLSTGGASRWHHLGFVVDDLAAAYAHLQRNRDRLISDFTMLERDERWSLYFFYRNGDVTFMFQFSEVKEADRGITDPERARYADYLFDYAKRPYGVQWELELATSESTDRS, encoded by the coding sequence ATGCCCCCTATCAATCCGGATCAGCAGATCGACATCGTTTTTCTCTTGAACGGGACAGAGTATCCACTCACCGCTCGACGCGGCGCCATCATCCATGAGGCGTTCCATGCAGCGTTGCCGACCCAGTTCACTGCAGGGCACCGGCTCGTTTTTCGCAGCGAAGACGGACGCGAGCTCTATCCCGACAACTTCCTCGGCGATTTGGCGGATCATCTTCACATCGACCGGATCGTCACCTTTGCCGAACCGATCCCTGAGGCGGACGGATCCTGGCGCAACATTGGATTCGATCATCTGGCGATTTCTGTCGAGGATCGGCCCGGCGCGCGCGACTTCCTGCGCGATGTCGTTCAGATGCGGGTCATGCGCGACGATCCCCATCTGACGGTGCTCACCACTGGACCCACGACCATCATGCTCTTCGACACAGGTGAAGGCGGACCACTCTCGACCGGCGGAGCCTCACGCTGGCACCACCTCGGCTTTGTCGTCGACGACCTGGCCGCGGCGTACGCGCACCTGCAACGCAACCGGGACCGGCTCATCAGCGATTTCACCATGCTGGAACGGGACGAGCGTTGGAGCCTCTACTTCTTCTACCGCAACGGCGACGTGACGTTCATGTTCCAGTTCTCCGAGGTCAAGGAGGCCGATCGCGGCATCACCGATCCGGAGCGAGCGCGCTATGCCGACTATCTCTTCGACTATGCCAAGCGGCCCTACGGGGTCCAGTGGGAGCTCGAGCTCGCCACAAGCGAAAGCACCGACCGATCATGA